The sequence GTGTGGCCGCTGACGATGACATCCACCGCGGCGTTGAGGCCCTTGGCCACGCCCACGATGGCACCTGAGATGAGGCCGTCCGCACCCGCGCCCTTGCAATCGTTCACCAGCGAGCCCGAGGTCGGAATTCCGCCCTGGTGCACCACCACGATGATGGCTTCGATGCCCTGCCGCCGCAGCTCCGGCACCAGCGCGTTCACCGTCTGCACTTCGTCCTTGAAGGTGAGCCCCGCTACGCCCGTGGGGATGACGCTTTCCGGCGTGTCCTCCAACGTCATGCCGATGAAGGCCACCTTCACGCCCTCGAACTCGCGCACGTCGTAGCGGGGGAACAGTGTGCTGTCCACGCCCGTGGCCACGTTGGCCGCCAGGAACTTGAACTTCGCACCCCGGAAGCCATCCCCGTCCAGGCAGCCATCCACCGGGTGGCAGCCGCCCGACTGCATGCGCAACAGCTCCGTGCTGCCCTCGTCGAACTCGTGGTTGCCCACCGCGACCAGGTCCAGGCCAATCAGGTTCATCGCCTCGACGGTGGGCTCGTCGTGAAAGAGCCCCGACAGCAGCGGGGAGGCGCCAATGAGGTCTCCCGCCGCTACCACCACCGTGTTCGGATTGGCGGCCCGCAGGGCCGCGATGTGCCGGGCGAAGTACGTCACGCCGCCCGCGTTCACCCGCACCGGTCCACCGTCGGCGGCCACGCCCGCCAGAATCTGGCCCGCGGGCTCCTCGAGTTGCCCGTGGAAGTCATTGAACGCGAGCACCTGCACGCTCACCGTGGAGGGACCCGAGTCGGGCGTCCCTGAGTCGGGCGTCCCTGAGTCGGGCGTCCCCGCGTCCGTGCCGGAATCCGGGGGCGGCACCTGGACGGAATGCTGATCACAGCGCTTGTCCTCGCAGACCCACTCCGTGTTCGAAGCCGGCGGTCCCTTGTCTTCACGGCAGTCGGCGGCGTCCTGGCACTCGTCACCTCCGCAGCCGCCCTGGGCGAAGAGGAACATGCCGGTGACGAACGCTCCGGCGAGCAGGAAGACGCTGGGACGCGCGTCCAGAAGTGACGAGCGCGGTGTGGCTTGTGGCATCGACGGAACTCCACCGAACAGGGAGGGAGAACCTACTTCGGTTCGTAGACGATGGAGCGACTTCATGGCGGCACGGTGAAGCTCGCGCCCCGACGTCACGAGCCGGTCACAGCCACGGTCACGAGGCTTGCCTGGAGGCGCACCCCTCGGGGTGCCGGCCGCCCTTCGGCCCTCGCACCCTGCGCGGAAGTCCTTGGGCCTGGCGTTCTCCAAGGACTCCGCGTGACCGCATGGACAGGACTGCCAC comes from Corallococcus macrosporus and encodes:
- a CDS encoding bifunctional metallophosphatase/5'-nucleotidase — its product is MPQATPRSSLLDARPSVFLLAGAFVTGMFLFAQGGCGGDECQDAADCREDKGPPASNTEWVCEDKRCDQHSVQVPPPDSGTDAGTPDSGTPDSGTPDSGPSTVSVQVLAFNDFHGQLEEPAGQILAGVAADGGPVRVNAGGVTYFARHIAALRAANPNTVVVAAGDLIGASPLLSGLFHDEPTVEAMNLIGLDLVAVGNHEFDEGSTELLRMQSGGCHPVDGCLDGDGFRGAKFKFLAANVATGVDSTLFPRYDVREFEGVKVAFIGMTLEDTPESVIPTGVAGLTFKDEVQTVNALVPELRRQGIEAIIVVVHQGGIPTSGSLVNDCKGAGADGLISGAIVGVAKGLNAAVDVIVSGHTHQAYNCVIDGKVVTSASSMGQLVTDIDLTLSKATGDVVEARANNIIVTRDVQEVGAVKELVTKYQELVTPRANRVIGWVSQTLRTQSDSVGQSSLGFVIADSHLEATKPANLGGAQVAFMNPGGVRADIAQGEVTYGEAFTTQPFGNGLVTLTLTGAQIEQLLERQWRPSGATLMLLPSAGFTYAFSASAPVGSRVDPASIRINGVTVDPAANYRVTANNYLASGGDGFQVFAEGTNRLGGAVDSDALEAYLKAHSSQASPLPAPALNRITRLP